In Coriobacteriia bacterium, one genomic interval encodes:
- a CDS encoding L,D-transpeptidase, whose product MNLRSARWAVRCVAVLAVAGLCCAAPTIAPALEMGASVRVTVADAAEGTVLVVVTAPQAAQVGVSLDGAALASAPQESGVATYGPFALSRSATVVAVGRNGSGAVVWSSETLVDPARFVPATPRVSLSSGRAVGRTVSFDISSNETITGAFVAVGDDVRMALEATRAAGGSLRMDDLALPYGPTWLTVSASNAFGRSKPARLRLYNVGTLADIPAASRLVLVDKRAMRTYHVLNRRVLRSWPIATGMPSTPTPRGLFRLGSAQSSGGGWGVLRRPLQKRSGSRWVGTSYYIHGTNEPWSIGMMASHGCVRMFNSHVRQFASTVPTGTRVRIR is encoded by the coding sequence GTGAACCTGCGATCCGCGCGATGGGCGGTGCGCTGCGTGGCGGTGCTCGCGGTTGCGGGGCTCTGCTGTGCGGCCCCGACTATCGCGCCGGCGCTCGAGATGGGCGCGAGCGTGCGGGTCACGGTCGCCGACGCTGCTGAAGGCACGGTGCTCGTCGTCGTCACCGCTCCGCAGGCAGCGCAGGTCGGGGTCTCCCTTGACGGTGCGGCCCTCGCGAGTGCGCCGCAGGAGTCCGGCGTAGCCACCTACGGACCCTTTGCGCTGAGCCGGTCCGCCACGGTGGTTGCCGTGGGCCGCAACGGCAGCGGTGCCGTCGTATGGAGCAGCGAGACGCTGGTCGACCCTGCCCGTTTCGTGCCGGCGACACCGCGGGTGAGCCTGTCCAGCGGCCGCGCGGTCGGTCGCACGGTTTCGTTCGACATCTCCTCGAACGAAACCATAACCGGGGCGTTCGTCGCCGTGGGCGATGACGTGCGCATGGCTCTGGAAGCGACCCGGGCGGCGGGCGGTTCCCTTCGCATGGACGATCTCGCGCTGCCGTACGGCCCAACGTGGCTCACCGTATCGGCGAGCAACGCGTTCGGACGCTCGAAGCCGGCGCGACTGCGTCTCTACAACGTGGGCACGCTGGCAGACATCCCCGCCGCATCGCGCCTGGTGCTCGTCGACAAGCGGGCGATGCGCACCTACCACGTGCTCAACCGGCGTGTACTGCGTTCATGGCCGATCGCGACCGGGATGCCGTCGACGCCCACGCCGCGCGGGCTCTTCCGTCTGGGTTCGGCCCAGTCCTCAGGTGGCGGTTGGGGCGTCCTGCGGCGCCCGCTCCAGAAGCGCAGCGGCAGTCGCTGGGTCGGTACCAGCTACTACATCCACGGAACGAACGAGCCGTGGAGCATCGGCATGATGGCGAGCCACGGCTGCGTGCGCATGTTCAACTCGCATGTGCGCCAGTTCGCGAGCACGGTGCCCACGGGGACGCGTGTGCGTATTCGCTAG
- a CDS encoding isocitrate/isopropylmalate dehydrogenase family protein, producing the protein MTTHTVTLIPGDGIGPELTRAMTRVVEATGVDIVWEIAEAGADHIDTYGTPLPASTLDSIRKNKVAIKGPITTPVGTGFRSVNVAIRKELDLYACLRPAFSIPGSGARYDDIDIVIVRENTEDLYAGIEFEQGSQDAADLIKFAADRGAGIIRPDSGLSLKPISITGTERIVRYAFDYAIANDRKKVTAVHKANILKMSDGLFLKVAREVAEEYKDSGIEFEDYIVDATCMQLVLHPEWWDVLVLPNLYGDIVSDLSAGLIGGLGIAMGANIGTDCAVFEPVHGSAPKYAGKDMANPTAEILSAMLMLKHLGEVEAADRVLEAVRTVIGKGEKVTYDVKRSNTGSTDGCVGTQAYADALIEAL; encoded by the coding sequence ATGACCACACATACCGTGACTCTCATCCCCGGCGACGGCATCGGACCTGAGCTCACCCGCGCGATGACCCGTGTCGTCGAGGCCACCGGCGTCGACATCGTCTGGGAGATTGCCGAGGCCGGTGCCGACCACATCGACACGTACGGCACGCCGCTGCCCGCGTCGACGCTCGACTCGATCCGGAAGAACAAGGTCGCCATCAAGGGCCCCATCACCACCCCCGTCGGCACGGGCTTTCGTTCCGTGAACGTCGCCATTCGCAAGGAGCTCGACCTGTACGCGTGTCTGCGCCCCGCGTTCTCGATCCCCGGCTCGGGGGCTCGCTACGACGACATCGACATCGTGATCGTGCGCGAGAACACCGAGGACCTGTACGCCGGCATCGAGTTCGAGCAGGGGAGTCAGGACGCCGCGGACCTCATCAAGTTCGCGGCCGACCGCGGCGCTGGAATCATCCGCCCGGACTCGGGACTGTCGCTCAAGCCCATCAGCATCACCGGCACCGAGCGGATCGTGCGCTACGCATTCGACTACGCCATCGCCAACGACCGCAAGAAGGTCACCGCGGTGCATAAGGCCAACATCCTCAAGATGAGCGACGGCCTCTTCCTGAAGGTGGCCCGCGAAGTCGCCGAGGAGTACAAGGACTCGGGTATCGAGTTCGAGGACTACATCGTGGACGCCACCTGCATGCAGCTCGTGCTGCATCCCGAGTGGTGGGACGTGCTCGTGCTGCCGAACCTGTACGGCGACATCGTCTCTGATCTGTCGGCCGGGTTGATCGGCGGACTCGGCATCGCGATGGGCGCTAACATCGGCACCGACTGTGCGGTCTTCGAGCCGGTTCACGGCTCTGCGCCCAAGTACGCCGGCAAGGACATGGCCAACCCTACGGCTGAGATCCTCTCGGCGATGCTGATGCTCAAGCACCTCGGCGAGGTCGAAGCGGCCGACCGTGTGCTGGAGGCGGTTCGCACCGTCATCGGCAAAGGCGAGAAGGTCACCTACGACGTCAAGCGCTCGAACACCGGCAGCACCGATGGCTGCGTGGGTACGCAGGCTTACGCCGACGCGCTCATCGAGGCGCTGTAG